A window of the Streptomyces finlayi genome harbors these coding sequences:
- a CDS encoding Atu4866 domain-containing protein, whose translation MTSNDTPRDPHPYVGMWVTADGFIRQKLLPNGRYDEARGSRRSAYTGRYTVTGSHLDYVDDTGFTATGDVRDGVLFHEHLVLYREDDPRARKGARP comes from the coding sequence ATGACCAGCAACGACACGCCCCGCGATCCACACCCGTACGTCGGTATGTGGGTGACCGCGGACGGCTTCATCCGCCAAAAACTGCTGCCGAACGGCCGTTACGACGAGGCCCGGGGCAGCCGCCGGAGCGCCTACACCGGCCGTTACACCGTCACCGGCAGCCACCTCGACTACGTCGACGACACCGGCTTCACCGCCACCGGCGACGTCCGTGACGGCGTTCTGTTCCACGAGCATCTCGTGCTCTACCGCGAGGACGACCCGCGCGCCCGGAAGGGGGCCCGACCATGA
- a CDS encoding Atu4866 domain-containing protein has product MSTTDTDTAGWNAKALDEILADDTGRPVLFTNARILTMDPLIGTMTGADILFVGSLIVAVGPSLFTAAEDDNAIVVDATGMTVVPAVIDTVALAGGRAERAQHIATLTPGNTSDLLVIPEELATDVPGALATLISHPHQVHALIAAGRPVLWAGNDAPGRATAPALGVPASPDLTGSPRVGVWIDQDDFLHQELTADGRYDETRGGRPHAYQGRYWIDGDRIDYLDDLGFWAVGYFHGHELHHVGYIMHLA; this is encoded by the coding sequence ATGAGCACCACCGACACCGACACCGCGGGCTGGAACGCCAAGGCCCTCGACGAGATCCTCGCCGACGACACGGGACGTCCCGTGCTGTTCACCAACGCCCGCATCCTGACGATGGACCCGCTGATCGGGACCATGACCGGTGCCGACATCCTGTTCGTCGGCTCACTGATCGTGGCGGTCGGCCCGTCCCTGTTCACCGCGGCGGAGGACGACAACGCCATCGTCGTCGACGCCACCGGCATGACCGTCGTCCCCGCCGTCATCGACACCGTCGCCCTGGCCGGCGGCCGCGCCGAACGCGCGCAGCACATCGCGACACTGACCCCCGGCAACACCAGCGACCTGCTGGTCATACCCGAGGAACTCGCCACCGACGTACCCGGCGCGCTGGCCACCCTCATCTCCCACCCGCACCAGGTCCACGCACTGATCGCGGCCGGCCGGCCCGTACTGTGGGCCGGCAACGACGCCCCCGGCCGCGCCACCGCACCCGCCCTGGGCGTCCCCGCCTCCCCCGACCTCACCGGCAGCCCCCGCGTCGGCGTCTGGATCGACCAGGACGACTTCCTCCACCAGGAACTCACCGCCGACGGCCGCTACGACGAGACCCGCGGCGGCCGCCCCCACGCCTACCAGGGCCGGTACTGGATCGACGGCGACCGCATCGACTACCTCGACGACCTCGGCTTCTGGGCCGTGGGCTACTTCCACGGACACGAACTCCACCACGTCGGCTACATCATGCACCTCGCCTGA
- a CDS encoding OsmC family peroxiredoxin: MATTRSAHTVWEGDLLNGGGIVTFDSSGTGDRPVSWPSRAEQAHGKTSPEELIAAAHSSCFAMALSHGLEGAGTPPTGLVVSADVTFQPGEGVTGIHLTVEGTVSGIDNDAFVAAAQDAKANCPVSKALTGTTITLSAKLV, from the coding sequence GTGGCAACCACGCGCTCAGCACACACCGTCTGGGAAGGTGACCTCCTCAACGGAGGCGGCATCGTCACCTTCGACTCCTCCGGCACCGGTGACCGGCCGGTGTCCTGGCCGTCGCGCGCCGAGCAGGCGCACGGCAAGACCAGCCCGGAGGAACTGATCGCCGCGGCCCACTCCAGTTGCTTCGCCATGGCCCTGTCGCACGGCCTCGAAGGAGCGGGCACCCCGCCCACCGGGCTCGTCGTCTCCGCCGATGTGACGTTCCAGCCCGGCGAGGGTGTCACCGGCATCCACCTCACCGTCGAGGGCACCGTCTCCGGCATCGACAACGACGCGTTCGTCGCCGCGGCGCAGGACGCCAAGGCCAACTGCCCGGTCAGCAAAGCCCTGACGGGCACGACGATCACGCTCTCGGCCAAGCTCGTCTGA
- a CDS encoding response regulator: MSIRLLVVDDQAVVRAGFVAILGAEDDMDVVGEAAEGEAAVSMAADLAPDLVLMDIRMPGMDGLTATRLITRHSRRTKVLVLTTFDLDVYVYEALRAGASGFLLKDSEPDDLLSAIRVVASGDGVLAPAVTRRLIAAFAHGAPVHANVAEVLDRLTLREREILVLVATGLSNAEIGARLELAVGTVKVHVSAVLSKLALRDRVQATIFAYESGLIRPSGMPTD; encoded by the coding sequence ATCAGCATTCGGCTGCTGGTCGTGGACGATCAGGCCGTCGTTCGCGCGGGTTTCGTGGCGATCCTGGGCGCCGAGGACGACATGGACGTGGTCGGCGAGGCCGCGGAGGGGGAAGCGGCGGTGTCCATGGCGGCCGACCTCGCTCCCGATCTGGTGCTGATGGACATCCGGATGCCCGGCATGGACGGGCTGACGGCCACACGGCTGATCACACGTCACAGCAGGCGCACCAAAGTCCTGGTGCTCACCACGTTCGATCTCGACGTCTATGTCTATGAAGCGCTGCGTGCCGGGGCCTCCGGCTTCCTGCTCAAGGACTCCGAGCCGGACGACCTGCTGTCCGCGATACGGGTCGTCGCCTCCGGCGACGGTGTCCTCGCGCCCGCGGTCACGCGACGTCTGATAGCGGCCTTCGCCCACGGCGCCCCTGTCCATGCGAACGTGGCCGAAGTCCTGGACCGCCTCACCCTCCGCGAACGCGAGATCCTGGTGCTGGTGGCCACAGGCTTGAGCAACGCGGAGATCGGAGCGCGTCTGGAGCTGGCCGTGGGCACGGTGAAAGTGCATGTGAGCGCGGTGCTCAGCAAACTGGCTCTGCGGGACCGCGTACAGGCGACCATCTTCGCCTACGAGAGCGGACTGATCCGTCCGTCGGGGATGCCGACCGACTGA
- a CDS encoding sensor histidine kinase, which yields MGMTRHRLLPTLFVIVHTALMFLTISTLEEPPSTTAWITACSATVLTVLALARRDRTPLAALGTILAVSVLGQILTPPDMLGLIPGLAVMMALFSATAVSDWTVALGATATAAVVQPLPAAVRHGFDGVSFSDWLIAVGLYLMVSALGAGRRHRLRERQTVEERLAGAAQERAQAADMERERLAQELHDISAHHLTSVVVTVEAARRLGGKRPELGVEALAFASRTARETQSALRRLVAVMHVSETPAPASMTVPIEALIAGFGRLGRPISVSLPADLTGPAAEAAHGIIREALTNALRYAPGAPVGVRAQRAGDALRLTVDSGRPPGGSSGDELGLGSGRGVAGMRQRAAALGGQLSAGPRPGGGWRVEALLPDAPPARRPVGGRRRDFLREQRIADGAVFGSALVLSWSVALTNARNAGHGVQVCLLLALVLTVHALPLLWRRRAPWLVLAAVGATALVWPVLLRGNLLPPSGAAFFVGGVAVELAAVYAVAAYGRVLAPATTPAGRYVGPPTPPTTYPSGSRLSYLSVPTATLVFGISMTATLAADGTLLGEPIASFPTLFFYGFLTLALLFVSLGLGFTAVWGAGWLMHRRRRRELSRQDALLTALLWQARERIHSERQRVAGGLQETVFQQTTRVISSAEAGSLDDVAAASRAALATMRRLLGSLDAGKAPTAPRGTAGQSVSRA from the coding sequence ATGGGGATGACCCGACACCGGCTTCTGCCGACCCTGTTCGTGATCGTGCACACGGCGCTGATGTTCCTCACGATCTCGACGCTGGAGGAACCGCCGAGCACCACCGCGTGGATCACCGCTTGCTCCGCCACGGTACTGACCGTCCTGGCGCTCGCACGACGCGACCGGACGCCGCTCGCCGCCCTGGGCACGATTCTCGCAGTGTCGGTACTGGGCCAGATCCTGACACCTCCCGACATGCTTGGCCTGATACCCGGGCTGGCGGTCATGATGGCGCTCTTCTCCGCCACCGCTGTGAGCGACTGGACCGTCGCTCTGGGCGCGACCGCCACCGCCGCAGTCGTCCAGCCCCTGCCGGCGGCCGTGCGGCACGGCTTCGACGGCGTCTCCTTCTCCGACTGGCTCATCGCCGTCGGCCTCTACCTGATGGTGTCGGCTCTCGGCGCGGGCCGCCGGCACCGGCTGCGGGAACGGCAGACGGTGGAAGAACGACTGGCCGGCGCCGCGCAGGAACGTGCACAGGCGGCCGATATGGAACGGGAGCGGCTGGCGCAGGAGTTGCACGACATCAGCGCGCATCACCTCACCTCGGTCGTGGTGACCGTCGAGGCCGCCCGCAGGCTCGGTGGAAAAAGACCCGAACTGGGCGTCGAGGCACTCGCGTTCGCGAGTCGCACGGCCCGCGAGACCCAGTCGGCGCTGCGCCGTCTCGTGGCGGTCATGCACGTGAGTGAAACACCGGCTCCCGCGTCGATGACCGTTCCCATCGAGGCCCTGATCGCCGGCTTCGGCAGGCTGGGCCGTCCCATCTCCGTCTCACTGCCCGCCGACCTCACCGGCCCCGCGGCGGAGGCGGCCCACGGCATCATCCGGGAGGCGCTGACCAACGCCCTGCGCTACGCACCGGGCGCGCCGGTCGGCGTCCGGGCGCAGCGGGCCGGGGACGCCCTGCGGCTGACCGTCGACAGCGGCAGGCCGCCCGGCGGTAGCAGCGGCGACGAACTGGGCCTCGGCTCCGGTCGCGGAGTGGCGGGGATGCGTCAGCGCGCCGCTGCCCTCGGGGGGCAGTTGTCCGCGGGGCCCCGCCCCGGCGGGGGCTGGCGCGTGGAGGCCCTGCTCCCCGACGCCCCGCCCGCACGGCGGCCGGTCGGGGGACGGCGGCGCGACTTCCTCCGCGAGCAGCGGATCGCGGACGGGGCGGTCTTCGGCTCGGCCCTCGTGTTGTCGTGGAGCGTCGCCCTGACGAACGCGAGGAACGCCGGTCACGGAGTCCAGGTGTGCCTGCTGCTCGCGCTGGTCCTGACCGTTCACGCACTGCCACTGTTGTGGCGACGGCGTGCTCCCTGGCTGGTCCTCGCGGCCGTCGGCGCCACCGCCCTGGTTTGGCCGGTGCTGCTCCGCGGCAATCTGCTGCCGCCGTCCGGCGCGGCCTTCTTCGTGGGTGGCGTGGCCGTCGAACTGGCCGCCGTCTATGCCGTGGCGGCCTACGGCCGCGTCCTGGCACCCGCGACCACGCCCGCCGGCCGGTATGTCGGGCCCCCGACGCCACCTACGACATACCCGTCCGGCTCGCGACTGTCGTACCTGTCGGTCCCCACGGCGACCCTCGTGTTCGGGATCTCGATGACAGCCACCCTGGCCGCCGACGGAACGCTGCTCGGCGAGCCGATCGCATCTTTTCCCACGCTCTTTTTCTACGGGTTCCTCACCCTCGCCCTGCTGTTCGTCTCCCTCGGTCTGGGCTTCACGGCCGTGTGGGGAGCGGGGTGGCTGATGCACAGGCGCCGCAGGCGGGAGCTGAGCCGTCAGGACGCGTTGCTCACGGCACTGTTGTGGCAAGCGAGGGAGCGGATCCACAGCGAGCGGCAGCGGGTCGCCGGTGGCCTGCAGGAGACGGTGTTCCAGCAGACCACCCGGGTGATCTCCTCGGCAGAGGCGGGCAGCCTGGACGACGTCGCCGCCGCGTCGAGGGCGGCGCTGGCCACCATGCGCCGACTGCTTGGGAGCCTCGACGCGGGCAAGGCGCCCACCGCTCCTCGGGGCACCGCCGGGCAGAGTGTTTCCCGCGCGTAG